The sequence below is a genomic window from Lysobacter stagni.
CCAAGGCGATGACTTCCGCCGCATCGATGAGGACCGCGGACGAACGGGCCAACGGCCTGCCGACGACGATGGAACCGGTGGTCGCCATGGGCATAAGCCGTGGGCGACCCTCGCTCACTTGCTGCTGACGTACTTCTCGCGGCGGATCTGCGGCACCGGCAAGCCGTCTGCTTTCAGCGCCTCGAAGCAGGCATCGACCATGTTGGGATTGCCGCACAGGTAAGCGATGTCGCCCCCGGCGTTCGGTGCGAACTCGGACAGGAACTGCTGCACGTAGCCGCGTCGCACGTCGGCATGCGCATGCGGTGAGTCGGCCGCCGGCAGTTCGCGCGAGAAGCAGGGCACGAAGCGGAAATGATCGGGGTGGCGCTGCGCGAACGCGCGGAACTCATCGCCGTACAGCAGCTCATCGGGCGTGCGTGCGCCGAAGAGCAGGACCGCGCGGACGCCGCGTTCGCGGATCAGCGCCTCCAGTTGCGGCAACATCGCGCGATACGGAGTCACGCCCGTGCCGGTACCGATCAGCAGATAGCGTTCGTTGGTGTCGCCCGTCATCAGGCAGAAGCGCCCGAATGGGCCGCTCGCATCCACC
It includes:
- a CDS encoding FAD-binding oxidoreductase; translation: MLAPTVGHYTFVRDDGQPLDFIPGQFIQVHFQYADGTATKRSYSLATIHDHALGPGEAVEIAVSYVPGGAATALFEGLEGGGRVDASGPFGRFCLMTGDTNERYLLIGTGTGVTPYRAMLPQLEALIRERGVRAVLLFGARTPDELLYGDEFRAFAQRHPDHFRFVPCFSRELPAADSPHAHADVRRGYVQQFLSEFAPNAGGDIAYLCGNPNMVDACFEALKADGLPVPQIRREKYVSSK